Proteins encoded within one genomic window of Streptomyces rubradiris:
- a CDS encoding TetR/AcrR family transcriptional regulator, protein MRTGVRRRMGVEERRQQLIGVALELFSQRSPDEVSIDEIAAAAGISRPLVYHYFPGKLSLYEAALKRAAEDLASRFDEPREGPLGARLLRVMGRYFDFVDEHGPGFSALLRGGPAVGSSATNALIDSVRQAAYDQILSHLGVTEASPRLELVVRSWISLAESTALIWLEGRRVPRAELEAQLVHDFAALAAVSAAHDEGMAELVRTLVKDEPADGPFAVLAGRLIALGS, encoded by the coding sequence ATGAGGACCGGGGTTCGCCGCAGGATGGGCGTCGAGGAGCGTCGGCAGCAGCTGATCGGCGTCGCCCTGGAGCTGTTCAGCCAACGCTCGCCCGACGAGGTCTCGATCGACGAGATAGCCGCGGCGGCGGGCATCTCCCGTCCGCTGGTGTACCACTACTTCCCGGGCAAACTCAGCCTGTACGAGGCGGCGTTGAAGCGGGCGGCGGAGGATCTGGCGAGCCGCTTCGACGAGCCGCGCGAGGGACCGCTCGGCGCCCGGCTGCTGCGGGTGATGGGCCGCTACTTCGACTTCGTGGACGAGCACGGCCCCGGTTTCTCGGCGCTGCTGCGCGGTGGCCCGGCGGTCGGCTCGTCGGCGACCAACGCGCTCATCGACTCCGTACGGCAGGCCGCCTACGACCAGATCCTGTCGCACCTGGGCGTGACCGAGGCGTCGCCGCGGCTGGAGCTGGTGGTCCGCTCCTGGATCTCGCTCGCCGAGTCCACGGCCCTGATCTGGCTGGAGGGCAGGCGGGTGCCGCGCGCCGAGCTGGAGGCGCAGCTCGTGCACGACTTCGCCGCGCTGGCCGCCGTCAGCGCCGCCCACGACGAGGGCATGGCCGAGCTGGTGCGCACGCTGGTGAAGGACGAGCCGGCCGACGGCCCCTTCGCGGTGCTGGCCGGCCGGCTCATCGCGCTCGGTTCCTGA
- a CDS encoding 5-carboxymethyl-2-hydroxymuconate Delta-isomerase: MPQITIDYSGLMEDAFDRAGFARALHEAVVEIAAAKPEACKTQFRPSAFTAFGYEDPGARGHAVAHVTIGLLAGRPDETKARLTQRAVELLREHVAGGAFTLHASAEIRDLDPSYRKADA, from the coding sequence ATGCCGCAGATCACCATCGACTACTCCGGCCTCATGGAGGACGCCTTCGACCGCGCGGGGTTCGCGCGGGCGCTGCACGAGGCCGTCGTGGAGATCGCGGCGGCGAAGCCGGAGGCGTGCAAGACGCAGTTCCGGCCGAGCGCGTTCACGGCGTTCGGGTACGAGGACCCCGGGGCGCGCGGGCACGCCGTCGCGCACGTGACCATCGGGCTGCTCGCCGGGCGCCCCGACGAGACGAAGGCACGGCTGACGCAGCGGGCCGTGGAGCTGCTGCGGGAGCATGTGGCGGGCGGGGCGTTCACCCTGCACGCCTCCGCGGAGATCCGCGACCTCGACCCGTCGTACCGGAAGGCCGACGCGTAG
- the pulA gene encoding pullulanase-type alpha-1,6-glucosidase, whose translation MTPRWPAPPRRRTRRRAGAAAVSAAALAATLLSPLAAHAAGPPAPPSDAKLAAAPARHDATREQFYFVLPDRFANGDPSNDRGGLTGSRLRTGYDPTDKGFYQGGDLKGLTQRLDYIKGLGTTAIWLAPIFKNRPVQGTGSNASAGYHGYWITDFTQVDPHFGTDQDLKNLISKAHAKGMKVFFDVITNHTADVVDYDEKTYDYLSKGAFPYLTEDGRPFDDADHADGTGKFPPVGTGSFPHTPRATSQAKVPAWLNDPAMYHNRGDSTYTGESTTYGDFSGLDDLWTERPEVVRGMERIYQRWVRDFAVDGFRIDTVKHVNMEFWTQWATALDRYAAERGRKDFFMFGEVYSADPAVTAPYVTRGRLDATLDFPFQDAARAYASQGGSARKLAAVFGADHKYTTDKANAYEQVTFLGNHDMGRIGTFLKQDNPNATDAEILAKDRLANELMFLSRGNPVVYYGDEQGFTGSGGDKDARQTMFASKVADYLDDDEIGTDRTHASAAYDTGAPLYRRIADLARLRKAEPALTDGVQTERYAADGPGIYAFTRTDAASGQEYVVAFNNAGSERTATFATGSPDMTYRGIHGATGPVRSDGDRRLTVTVPAGSAVVYKAAGKLAEPTAEPTITLTAPAAGATGTVDLRADVDGGQLNRVVFAAQVGNGKWRTLGSADHAPYQVTQTLGTDVPAGTALRYKAVVIDSAGHTASATASSTTGTPPAPEVPRASSRDYAIVHYKRPDGDYDGWGLYAWGDLADGEATTWPAGHPFIGRDAYGAFAYVKLRPGASNVGFLVVDKDGNKDISADRFIDVTRTGEVWIEQGEADVRTERPDHPAQDPAKAVLHYHRADGDYDGWGLHVWTGAAHPTDWSRPLEPVKTDAYGAVFEVPLTAGATSLGYIIHKGDEKDLPADRSLDLTADGHEVWLVSGQEKHLLPQPAGTAAALDLTTAEAVWIDRDTVAWNGVAGAASTQLLYSLDGSLTVRDGTLSSDDERWIRLGKTALTDAQKAKFPHLKDYAAWSVDPRDRDRVREAVKGQLVVSQRAENGAVLAATGVQTAGVLDDLYPGATKAHLGPVFRDGRPTLSVWAPTARSVSLELDGSVRSMRRDDSTGVWSVTGPASWKGKPYRYVVKVWAPSAGKVVTNKVTDPYSLALTADSERSLVVDLDDRSLAPAGWSDLRKPKAVPLRDARIQELHIRDFSVEDRTSRHPGTYLAFTDKDSDGSRHLRKLAESGTSYVHLLPAFDIATIPERKAHQAVPDCDLAAFPADSERQQECVAEAAAKDAYNWGYDPYHYTVPEGSYATDPDGTARTVEFRRMVRALNQAGLRVVMDVVYNHTAASGQADTSVLDRIVPGYYQRLLADGSVANSTCCANTAPEHAMMGKLVVDSVVTWARQYKVDGFRFDLMGHHPKANILAVRKALDALTLAKDGVDGKEIILYGEGWNFGEVADDARFVQATQKNMAGTGIATFSDRARDAVRGGGPFDADPGVQGFASGLYTDPNTSAANGTKEEQRARLLHYQDLIKVGLTGNLAGFRFTDTVGRRVTGAEVDYNGSPAGYADAPGDALAYADAHDNESLFDALAYKLPQGTSAGDRARMQVLAMATAALSQGPALSQAGSDLLRSKSLDRNSFDSGDWFNAIHWDCADGNGSGRGLPPAADNRSKWDYARPLLRTVRVGCPEITGASAAYRDLLRIRTTERAFSLATTAEVQDRLSFPLSGSNETPGVITMKLGNLVVVFNATPERQDQRVGALAGTSYTLHPVQATGADDTVKSSSYAEGSGTFTVPARTVAVFTRAGN comes from the coding sequence GTGACACCACGATGGCCGGCGCCGCCCAGGCGCCGTACCCGGCGGCGCGCCGGTGCCGCGGCCGTCAGCGCCGCGGCCCTCGCCGCCACGCTGCTGTCGCCCCTGGCCGCCCACGCGGCCGGCCCGCCCGCGCCTCCCTCGGACGCGAAGCTGGCCGCCGCACCCGCCCGGCACGACGCCACCCGCGAGCAGTTCTACTTCGTCCTGCCGGACCGCTTCGCCAACGGTGACCCGTCCAACGACCGCGGTGGTCTGACCGGTTCGCGGCTGCGCACCGGCTACGACCCCACGGACAAGGGCTTCTACCAGGGCGGCGACCTCAAGGGCCTGACGCAGCGGCTGGACTACATCAAGGGGCTCGGCACCACGGCCATCTGGCTGGCGCCGATCTTCAAGAACCGCCCCGTGCAGGGCACCGGAAGCAACGCTTCGGCGGGCTACCACGGGTACTGGATCACCGACTTCACCCAGGTCGACCCCCACTTCGGCACCGACCAGGACCTGAAGAACCTCATCTCCAAGGCCCACGCCAAGGGCATGAAGGTCTTCTTCGACGTCATCACCAACCACACCGCCGACGTCGTCGACTACGACGAGAAGACCTACGACTACCTCTCCAAGGGCGCCTTCCCCTACCTCACCGAGGACGGCCGCCCCTTCGACGACGCCGACCACGCCGACGGCACGGGGAAGTTCCCGCCCGTCGGCACCGGCTCCTTTCCCCACACCCCGAGGGCGACCAGCCAGGCCAAGGTCCCGGCCTGGCTCAACGACCCGGCGATGTACCACAACCGGGGCGACTCCACGTACACCGGCGAGTCCACCACCTACGGCGACTTCTCCGGCCTGGACGACCTGTGGACCGAGCGCCCCGAGGTCGTCCGCGGGATGGAGCGGATCTACCAGCGCTGGGTGCGGGACTTCGCCGTCGACGGCTTCCGGATCGACACCGTCAAGCACGTGAACATGGAGTTCTGGACCCAGTGGGCCACCGCGCTGGACCGCTACGCGGCCGAGCGCGGCCGGAAGGACTTCTTCATGTTCGGCGAGGTCTACTCCGCCGACCCCGCCGTCACCGCCCCGTACGTCACCCGGGGCCGGCTCGACGCCACCCTCGACTTCCCCTTCCAGGACGCGGCCCGCGCCTACGCCTCCCAGGGCGGCAGCGCCCGGAAGCTGGCGGCCGTCTTCGGCGCCGACCACAAGTACACGACTGACAAGGCCAACGCCTACGAACAGGTCACCTTCCTCGGCAACCACGACATGGGCCGCATCGGAACCTTCCTGAAGCAGGACAACCCGAACGCGACCGACGCCGAGATCCTGGCCAAGGACCGGCTCGCCAACGAGCTGATGTTCCTCAGCCGGGGCAACCCGGTCGTCTACTACGGCGACGAGCAGGGCTTCACCGGCTCCGGCGGCGACAAGGACGCCCGCCAGACCATGTTCGCCTCCAAGGTCGCCGACTACCTGGACGACGACGAGATCGGCACCGACCGCACCCACGCGAGCGCCGCCTACGACACCGGCGCCCCGCTGTACCGGCGGATCGCGGACCTGGCCCGGCTCCGCAAGGCCGAGCCGGCCCTGACGGACGGGGTGCAGACCGAGCGGTACGCGGCCGACGGCCCCGGGATCTACGCCTTCACCCGCACCGACGCCGCGTCCGGCCAGGAGTACGTCGTGGCCTTCAACAACGCCGGCTCGGAGCGGACGGCGACCTTCGCGACCGGGTCGCCGGACATGACGTACCGGGGGATCCACGGCGCCACCGGCCCGGTGCGCTCCGACGGCGACCGGCGGCTCACCGTCACCGTCCCGGCCGGGTCCGCCGTCGTCTACAAGGCGGCCGGAAAGCTCGCCGAGCCCACCGCCGAGCCCACGATCACCCTGACCGCCCCGGCCGCCGGAGCCACCGGAACGGTCGACCTCAGGGCCGACGTCGATGGGGGACAGCTCAACCGGGTCGTCTTCGCCGCCCAGGTCGGCAACGGGAAGTGGCGGACGCTCGGCTCCGCCGACCACGCCCCCTACCAGGTCACCCAGACCCTCGGCACCGACGTGCCCGCCGGGACCGCCCTGCGCTACAAGGCCGTCGTCATCGACTCGGCCGGGCACACCGCGAGCGCCACGGCGAGCAGCACCACCGGCACCCCGCCCGCGCCCGAGGTCCCCAGGGCCTCCTCCCGGGACTACGCGATCGTGCACTACAAGCGCCCCGACGGCGACTACGACGGCTGGGGCCTGTACGCCTGGGGCGACCTGGCCGACGGCGAGGCCACCACCTGGCCGGCCGGCCACCCCTTCATCGGCCGGGACGCCTACGGCGCCTTCGCCTACGTCAAGCTCCGGCCGGGCGCCTCGAACGTCGGGTTCCTGGTCGTCGACAAGGACGGGAACAAGGACATCTCCGCCGACCGGTTCATCGACGTCACCCGCACCGGCGAGGTGTGGATCGAACAGGGCGAGGCCGACGTGCGCACCGAGCGGCCGGACCACCCCGCCCAGGACCCGGCCAAGGCCGTCCTGCACTACCACCGCGCCGACGGGGACTACGACGGCTGGGGCCTGCACGTCTGGACGGGCGCCGCGCACCCCACCGACTGGTCGCGGCCGCTGGAGCCGGTGAAGACTGATGCCTATGGCGCGGTCTTCGAGGTGCCCCTCACCGCGGGTGCCACCAGTCTCGGCTACATCATCCACAAGGGCGACGAGAAGGACCTCCCGGCCGACCGGAGCCTTGACCTCACGGCCGACGGCCACGAGGTGTGGCTGGTGAGCGGCCAGGAGAAGCACCTGCTGCCGCAGCCGGCCGGCACCGCCGCCGCGCTCGACCTCACCACCGCCGAGGCGGTGTGGATCGACCGGGACACCGTCGCCTGGAACGGCGTGGCGGGTGCCGCCTCCACCCAGTTGCTGTACTCCCTCGACGGCTCCCTGACCGTCCGGGACGGGACCCTGAGCAGCGACGACGAGCGCTGGATCAGGCTGGGGAAGACGGCCCTGACCGACGCGCAGAAGGCGAAGTTCCCCCACCTGAAGGACTACGCCGCCTGGTCCGTGGACCCGCGCGACCGGGACCGGGTGCGTGAAGCGGTCAAGGGGCAGCTGGTCGTCTCGCAGCGGGCGGAGAACGGGGCCGTGCTGGCGGCGACCGGTGTGCAGACCGCCGGTGTGCTGGACGACCTCTACCCCGGTGCCACGAAGGCGCACCTCGGACCGGTGTTCCGCGACGGAAGGCCCACGCTGTCCGTGTGGGCCCCGACGGCGCGGAGCGTGTCGCTGGAGCTGGACGGTTCGGTCAGGAGCATGCGGCGGGACGACTCCACGGGCGTGTGGTCCGTGACGGGGCCGGCGTCCTGGAAGGGCAAGCCGTACCGGTACGTGGTGAAGGTGTGGGCGCCCAGCGCGGGCAAGGTGGTCACCAACAAGGTCACCGACCCGTACTCGCTCGCGCTCACCGCGGACTCCGAGCGCAGCCTGGTCGTGGACCTGGACGACAGGTCCCTGGCCCCGGCGGGCTGGTCGGACCTGCGCAAGCCGAAGGCCGTGCCGCTGCGGGACGCGCGGATCCAGGAGCTGCACATCAGGGACTTCTCCGTCGAGGACCGCACCTCCAGGCACCCGGGCACCTACCTGGCGTTCACCGACAAGGACAGCGACGGTTCCCGGCACCTGAGGAAGCTGGCCGAGTCGGGGACGTCGTACGTGCACCTGCTGCCCGCCTTCGACATCGCCACGATCCCCGAGCGCAAGGCGCACCAGGCGGTCCCGGACTGCGACCTGGCCGCGTTCCCGGCGGACTCCGAGCGGCAGCAGGAGTGCGTGGCCGAGGCGGCCGCGAAGGACGCGTACAACTGGGGATACGACCCGTACCACTACACCGTCCCCGAGGGCTCCTACGCCACCGACCCCGACGGTACGGCCCGGACGGTCGAGTTCCGCCGGATGGTGCGGGCGCTGAACCAGGCCGGGCTGCGCGTGGTGATGGACGTGGTGTACAACCACACGGCGGCGAGCGGGCAGGCGGACACCTCCGTACTGGACCGGATCGTGCCGGGCTACTACCAGCGTCTGCTGGCGGACGGGTCGGTGGCGAACAGCACCTGCTGCGCCAACACCGCGCCGGAGCACGCGATGATGGGCAAGCTGGTGGTGGACTCGGTCGTCACCTGGGCCAGGCAGTACAAGGTCGACGGGTTCCGGTTCGACCTCATGGGCCACCATCCCAAGGCCAACATCCTGGCCGTCCGCAAGGCCCTGGACGCGCTGACCCTCGCCAAGGACGGCGTGGACGGCAAGGAGATCATTCTGTACGGGGAGGGGTGGAACTTCGGCGAGGTCGCCGACGACGCCCGGTTCGTACAGGCCACGCAGAAGAACATGGCCGGAACCGGCATCGCCACCTTCTCCGACCGGGCCCGGGACGCGGTGCGCGGCGGTGGCCCCTTCGACGCCGACCCCGGCGTGCAGGGCTTCGCCTCGGGGCTGTACACCGACCCCAACACCTCCGCCGCCAACGGCACGAAGGAGGAACAGCGGGCCCGGCTGCTGCACTACCAGGACCTGATCAAGGTCGGGCTCACCGGGAACCTCGCCGGGTTCCGTTTCACGGACACCGTGGGCAGGCGGGTCACGGGCGCGGAGGTGGACTACAACGGCTCACCCGCCGGGTACGCCGACGCCCCCGGCGACGCCCTGGCCTACGCGGACGCGCACGACAACGAGTCGCTGTTCGACGCGCTGGCCTACAAGCTGCCCCAGGGCACGTCCGCCGGTGACCGGGCCCGGATGCAGGTCCTGGCCATGGCCACGGCCGCCCTCTCCCAGGGGCCGGCGCTGTCGCAGGCGGGCAGCGACCTGCTGCGCTCGAAGTCCCTGGACCGCAACTCCTTCGACAGCGGGGACTGGTTCAACGCCATCCACTGGGACTGCGCCGACGGCAACGGCTCCGGCCGCGGGCTGCCCCCGGCGGCCGACAACCGGTCCAAGTGGGACTACGCCAGGCCGCTGCTCCGCACGGTCCGGGTCGGCTGCCCGGAGATCACCGGGGCCTCGGCCGCCTACCGGGACCTGCTGCGCATCCGGACCACCGAGCGGGCCTTCTCCCTGGCCACCACCGCCGAGGTCCAGGACCGGCTCTCCTTCCCGCTGTCCGGCAGCAACGAGACCCCGGGTGTGATCACCATGAAGCTCGGCAACCTGGTCGTGGTCTTCAACGCCACCCCCGAACGGCAGGACCAGCGCGTCGGCGCCCTCGCCGGCACCTCCTACACCCTCCACCCCGTGCAGGCCACCGGCGCGGACGACACCGTGAAGTCCTCGTCCTACGCGGAGGGTTCGGGCACGTTCACCGTCCCGGCGCGGACCGTCGCGGTGTTCACCCGGGCGGGGAACTAG
- a CDS encoding alpha-amylase: protein MARSALPTAVALTAAALMGMTPTTAEAAPPGTKDVTAVLFEWNYDSVARECTTALGPAGYGYVQVSPPAEHIQGAQWWTSYQPVSYKIAGRLGDRTAFRNMVDTCHAAGVKVVADAVVNHMSAGSGTGTGGSSYTKYAYPGLYSSYDFDDCTAQISDYSDRWNVQHCELLGLADLDTGEEYVRKAIAGYLNDLLSLGVDGFRIDGAKHIPAADLADIKSRLTNPSVHWKQEVIHGAGEAVQPSEYTGNGDVQEFRYAYDLKRVFTAEKLAYLKNYGEGWGYLSGSAAGVFVDNHDTERNGSTLSYKSGANYTLANVFMLAWPYGAPDVNSGYEWSDADAGPPNGGRVDACWQSGWKCQHAWPEIKSMVAFRNATRGQAVTNWWDNGNDWVAFGRGAKGYVAINHEPGSMTRTYQTSLPAGTYCDVQGNRPVTVNAGGQFTATLAPDTALALYAGKPDC, encoded by the coding sequence ATGGCACGCAGCGCACTCCCCACGGCGGTCGCCCTCACCGCCGCCGCCCTGATGGGCATGACCCCGACTACCGCAGAGGCCGCCCCGCCCGGCACCAAGGACGTCACCGCCGTCCTCTTCGAGTGGAACTACGACTCCGTGGCCAGGGAGTGCACCACCGCCCTCGGCCCCGCCGGCTACGGATACGTCCAGGTCTCCCCGCCCGCCGAGCACATACAGGGCGCCCAGTGGTGGACGTCGTACCAGCCGGTGTCGTACAAGATCGCCGGCCGGCTCGGCGACCGCACGGCGTTCCGGAACATGGTGGACACCTGCCACGCGGCCGGGGTGAAGGTCGTCGCCGACGCCGTCGTCAACCACATGTCGGCCGGCTCGGGCACCGGCACCGGCGGCTCGTCGTACACCAAGTACGCCTACCCGGGCCTGTACTCGTCCTACGACTTCGACGACTGCACCGCCCAGATCTCGGACTACTCCGACCGCTGGAACGTCCAGCACTGCGAACTCCTCGGCCTGGCCGACCTGGACACCGGCGAGGAGTACGTCCGCAAGGCGATCGCCGGTTATCTGAACGACCTGCTGAGCCTGGGCGTGGACGGCTTCCGGATCGACGGGGCCAAGCACATACCGGCCGCGGACCTGGCGGACATCAAGAGCCGGCTGACCAACCCGTCGGTCCACTGGAAGCAGGAGGTCATCCACGGCGCGGGCGAGGCCGTCCAGCCCTCCGAGTACACCGGCAACGGAGACGTCCAGGAGTTCCGCTACGCCTACGACCTCAAGCGGGTCTTCACCGCCGAGAAGCTGGCGTACCTGAAGAACTACGGCGAGGGCTGGGGCTACCTGAGCGGCTCGGCCGCGGGCGTCTTCGTGGACAACCACGACACCGAGCGCAACGGCAGCACGCTCTCCTACAAGAGCGGCGCGAACTACACCCTGGCCAACGTCTTCATGCTGGCCTGGCCGTACGGCGCCCCCGACGTCAACTCCGGCTACGAGTGGTCGGACGCCGACGCCGGCCCGCCGAACGGCGGCCGGGTGGACGCCTGTTGGCAAAGCGGCTGGAAGTGCCAGCATGCCTGGCCGGAGATCAAGTCCATGGTCGCCTTCCGCAACGCGACCCGGGGCCAGGCGGTCACGAACTGGTGGGACAACGGCAACGACTGGGTCGCCTTCGGCCGGGGCGCCAAGGGATACGTGGCCATCAACCACGAGCCGGGCAGCATGACCCGCACCTACCAGACCTCCCTGCCCGCCGGGACCTACTGCGACGTGCAGGGCAACAGGCCGGTGACGGTGAATGCCGGCGGTCAGTTCACCGCCACCCTGGCCCCCGACACCGCCCTGGCGCTGTACGCCGGCAAGCCGGACTGCTGA
- a CDS encoding glycoside hydrolase family 13 protein — MSQQHSAAPARHSSAVTVADRRDWWRDAVIYQVYPRSFADGNGDGMGDLEGVRSRLPYLRDLGVDAVWLSPFYASPQADAGYDVADYRAVDPMFGSLLDADALIRDAHAHGLRVIVDLVPNHSSDRHEWFKRALAEGPGSPLRERYHFRPGKGDNGELPPNDWESIFGGPAWTRVTEPDGTPGEWYLHLFAPEQPDFNWEHPAVGDEFRSILRFWLDMGVDGFRIDVAHGLVKAAGLPDLGTHDQVKLLGNDVMPFFDQDGVHAIYRQWRRILDEYSGDRIFVAEAWTPTVERTANYVRPDELHQAFNFQYLGTAWDAEELRTVIDRTLDAMRPVGAPATWVLSNHDVTRHATRFANPPGLGTQIRTAGDRELGLRRARAATLLMLALPGSAYLYQGEELGLPDVVDLPDEVRQDPAYFRGAGQDGFRDGCRVPIPWTRTGSSYGFGDGGSWLPQPPAWAELSVEAQTGTPGSTLELYRSALRVRRERPDLGAGESVEWLRAPEGVLAFRRGDFVCVANTTGESVTMPSHGRVLLASGEVTEADGETKVPADTTVWWSAER; from the coding sequence ATGAGCCAGCAGCACTCCGCCGCACCGGCCCGCCACTCCAGCGCCGTCACCGTCGCCGACCGCCGCGACTGGTGGCGGGACGCGGTCATCTACCAGGTCTACCCGCGCAGCTTCGCCGACGGCAACGGCGACGGCATGGGCGACCTGGAGGGCGTACGCTCCCGCCTGCCGTACCTGCGCGACCTCGGCGTGGACGCGGTGTGGCTCAGCCCCTTCTACGCCTCCCCGCAGGCCGACGCCGGCTACGACGTCGCCGACTACCGCGCCGTCGACCCGATGTTCGGCTCCCTGCTGGACGCCGACGCGCTGATCCGCGACGCCCACGCGCACGGCCTGCGCGTCATCGTGGACCTGGTCCCCAACCACTCCTCCGACCGGCACGAGTGGTTCAAGCGCGCCCTCGCCGAGGGTCCCGGCTCCCCGCTGCGCGAGCGCTACCACTTCCGCCCCGGCAAGGGAGACAACGGCGAACTGCCGCCCAACGACTGGGAGTCCATCTTCGGCGGACCGGCCTGGACCCGGGTGACCGAGCCGGACGGCACCCCCGGCGAGTGGTACCTGCACCTGTTCGCCCCCGAGCAGCCCGACTTCAACTGGGAACACCCGGCCGTCGGCGACGAGTTCCGCTCGATCCTGCGCTTCTGGCTGGACATGGGCGTGGACGGCTTCCGCATCGACGTCGCCCACGGCCTGGTCAAGGCGGCGGGCCTGCCCGACCTCGGCACTCACGACCAGGTCAAGCTGCTGGGCAATGACGTCATGCCGTTCTTCGACCAGGACGGCGTGCACGCCATCTACCGCCAGTGGCGCCGCATCCTCGACGAGTACTCGGGTGACCGCATCTTCGTGGCCGAGGCGTGGACCCCGACCGTCGAGCGCACCGCGAACTACGTGCGCCCCGACGAACTCCACCAGGCGTTCAACTTCCAGTACCTGGGCACGGCCTGGGACGCCGAGGAGCTGCGCACGGTCATCGACCGCACCCTGGACGCGATGCGCCCCGTCGGCGCCCCCGCCACCTGGGTGCTGTCCAACCACGACGTCACCCGGCACGCCACCCGCTTCGCCAACCCGCCCGGCCTCGGCACCCAGATCCGCACGGCCGGCGACCGCGAGCTGGGCCTGCGCCGGGCCCGCGCCGCCACCCTGCTGATGCTCGCCCTGCCCGGCTCGGCCTACCTCTACCAGGGCGAGGAACTGGGCCTGCCGGACGTCGTGGACCTGCCCGACGAGGTCCGCCAGGACCCGGCGTACTTCCGCGGCGCGGGCCAGGACGGCTTCCGCGACGGCTGCCGGGTGCCGATCCCGTGGACCCGTACGGGCTCCTCCTACGGCTTCGGCGACGGCGGAAGCTGGCTGCCCCAGCCGCCGGCCTGGGCCGAGCTGAGCGTGGAGGCGCAGACCGGGACCCCCGGCTCCACGCTGGAGCTGTACCGGTCGGCGCTGCGGGTCCGCCGGGAGCGGCCGGACCTGGGCGCGGGCGAGTCGGTGGAGTGGCTGCGCGCGCCGGAGGGCGTCCTGGCCTTCCGGCGGGGCGACTTCGTGTGCGTGGCCAACACCACCGGCGAGTCCGTGACGATGCCGTCCCACGGCCGGGTGCTGCTCGCCAGCGGCGAGGTCACCGAGGCGGACGGCGAGACGAAGGTGCCCGCCGACACCACGGTCTGGTGGTCCGCGGAGCGCTGA